GGATCGCTTCATGGCCCTTGATGAGGTACTGGGCAGTCTGGCGTTGTTCGCCCTGTTTCTGGTCGCCATCGCCAATGTGATCATGCGCTACTTCTTCGATGCCCCGATCGCCTGGGCCGAGGAGATTCTCCAGCTGCTGCTGATCTGGGCAACCTTCCTGGGAGCAAGCGCGCTGGTGCGCCGTAATGACCATGTCCTGATCGAACTTTTCGGGGAGCGGTTGCCGCCGGCCCTGAACCGCTGGCGGGAGCGGCTGTTCAATACCGGACTGGTGCTGGTCAGCGCCGTGATCATGGTGATCTGGGGCCTCAAGCTGCTGCCGTTTTCGGCCTATCGCAGTACGCCGATGCTGCAGCTGTCGTATTACTGGATCTATCTCGCCGTACCGTTGAGTGCTGCCATCATGATCTATCACAGCCTGAGACGGCTCATGACGATGAGAGGTATGTGACATGGCGGTCACCGTGGCGCTGTGCGCCCTGTTTGTGCTGTTTCTGCTGGGCACGCCGATCGCGTTTGCGCTGTTCCTGTCGACCTTTGCCTATTTCGCCATCGGTGCCGATCAGCCGATCACACTGCTGATCCAGCGGCTTGCCGGCGGGCTGGAATCGGTATCGCTGCTGGCGATCCCGTTTTTCATCATGGCCGGGGTATTCATGAACTACTCCGGCATTACCGTACGGCTGCTCAACCTCGCCGAACTCTGTACCCGGCGCTTTCATGGCGGGCTGGCACAATCCAACGTGCTGCTGAGCACCTTCATGGGCGGGTTGTCCGGGTCCAACATTGCCGATGCGGCCATGAACGCCAAGCTGCTGGTGCCGCAGATGAACGAGCGGGGCTATCCCACCGCCTTTTCATCGGCTGTCACGGCGTCCTCTTCGCTGATTACCGCGACCATCCCGCCGGGTATCGCGCTGATCGTCTATGGCTACGTCAACAATGTCTCCATTGGCCGGCTGTTTCTGGCTGGCGTGGTGCCCGGACTGCTGATGGCGATCACGATGATGGCCCTGGTCTCCTTCATCTGCCGACGCCGGGGCTATCAGCCGCCGCGTCGCGAGCGGGTGTCGAAGCATGAGTGGATCAGTGTCACTCGTGCCGGAGTGATCGCGCTGGCCCTGCCGGTACTGGTCATCGGCGGAATCCGTATCGGCGTATTTACACCCACCGAGGCCGGCGCCATGGCGGTCGCCTATGCGCTGATCGTGGGACTGTTCGTCTATCGGGAAATGCGCCCTTCCAGTGTGGCACTGGCGACCCGGGAGTCGCTGCTGTCATCGGTGAACGTGTTGTTCATCATCTGCGTGGCCTCGGGTTTTGCCCGCTTTCTCACCTGGGAGCAGATCCCCCAGACCATTACCACGCTGCTTTCCAGCAGCATGAGCAGTGCCGTGGCCTTTCTGCTGCTGGCCAATGTACTGCTGCTGGTGCTGGGCATGTTTCTCGAAGGCAACGCCATTCTGATCGTGCTGTCACCGCTGCTGGCGCCCGTGGCCGCACAGTTCGGTATCGATCCGGTGCACTTTGGCATCATCTTCATTTTCAATGCGGCCATCGGCACTATCACGCCGCCACTGGGGACGGTCATGTTCACCACCTGCAGCATTACCGGTACCCGGGTACCGGCCTTCATTCGTGAAGTGCTGCCCTTCTGGGCGCTACTGATTGTCATGCTGCTGCTGGTGACCTTCGTGCCCCAGCTCTCGTTGCTGCTGCCCGATCTGATCTTCAATTGACCGCCTGACCCCGGCGACGCCGTCGCGACTCTCTGGCATCCTTGCGGGATCAGAACGCGCGGCGCGCAAGGGCGCCGCAACGGGAGCGGGCATGGAATCGGTCATTATTGCGTCAGGCCTGAGCGGTCTGGCAGTCGGCCTGGTGGCAGCCGCGGTGCTGCTGCTGGGACAACGCCGCCGACATGGCGAGCGCGAAGCCGAGCTGGAAGAGCAGCTCGATGATCAGCGCCGCCAGCTCGGAGAGAGTGAACGGTTGCTGGCCGAACGGGAAGCGCTGCTCTCGCGGGAACAGGCGCTGAGTCAGGAGCAGCGTCAGCAACTCGGCGAACGCGACCGGCGACTGGAACGTCTTGCCGAGGAACTGGCCGGCTGGCAGCGCCGCGCCGCTTCGCTGGAGACGGCCCGCGAACAGGAGCAGAACCACCATGCCGAGCAGCTCCGGCTGCTGGAGTCGGCCCGCCATCAGCTCAAGGAAGAGTTCGAGCAGTTGGCCGGGCGCATCTTCGAGGAGCGCAGCCAGCGCTTCAGCCAGCAGAGTCGGGAAGGGCTCAATGCCCTGCTGACCCCGTTTCGCGAACAGGTCGAGCAGTTTCGCTCACGGGTTGAAGCGTTGCACGGCGAACAGGAACGCAGCCGTGCGCATCTCAACGCCCAGCTTGAGCAGTTGGCTGGCCTTAACCGGCAGATGAGCGAGGAGGCGGTCAATCTCACTCGTGCCCTCAAGGGCGATAACAAGGCCCAGGGGGGCTGGGGCGAGCTGATGCTGGAGACCGTGCTGGAGCGCGCCGGGCTGCGCAAGGGCATGGAGTACGAGCGCGAAGTGGCCCGCCAGGGGGAGCAGGGCATCGGCCGCCCTGATGCGGTGATTTACCTGCCTGAACAGCGCCATCTGATTGTCGATGCCAAGGTATCACTGACGGCCTGGAGCGAGGTGATGGCCGCCGAGTCCGATGAAGAGCGTCAGCGGGCGATGAAGGCGCATCTGCGCTCGGTGCGCAATCATGTCGATGGTCTGGCGAGGCGCGACTATCCACGCCTGACCGGCCTTGATTCGCCGGACATGGTGTTTCTGTTTCTGCCCATCGAGCCCGCTTTTGCCGCCATCTTTCAGCATGACGACACCCTCTTTCAGCAGGCCTTCGATCGCCATGTGGTGATCGTGACGCCCACCACGCTGCTCGCCAGCCTGCGCACCGTAGCGAGCCTGTGGCGACTCGAACGCCAGAATGACAATGCCCGTGGCATCGTCGAGCGTGCCGAAAAGCTGCTCGACAAGTTCCACGGCTTTGTTTCCAGCCTGGATGACATCGGCACCCACCTGAATCGCGCCAGCAACAGCCATCAGCAGGCCATGGATCGGCTGCGTGATGGCCAAGGCAGCCTGGTCGCGCAGGCACATGAGCTGAATCGGCTGGGCGCCAGAATGAAGAAGGAACTGCCGGCCAGCCGGGATTAGGCCCGCAACCCAAAAACCGCCGACCCTGGGGCCGGCGGCTGTGCGCAGGTATGGTCGCGCGTTACTCTTCCAGCACGAACTCGGCGGTTTGTCCTGCCTCGGAACTGCTGCCAATCTGCACCTCGAAGCGCCCCGGCTGGACCCGCATCGCCAGCTCGGCATCGAGAAATGCCAGTTGATCGCGAGTGATCCAGAAGGTGAGGGTGCGAGATTCGCCGGGTTCCAGGGTGACGCGCTGGAAGTCCTTCAGTTCGCGCACCGGACGCACCACCGAGGCGGTCAGATCACGCAGATAGAGCTGGGCCACTTCGGTGCCGCGCCGCTCGCCGCTGTTGGTCAGGGTGACGCGGATCGACAGGGCCTGTTCACCGCTGATGCTCGGTCGGTCGAGATCAAGTCTTGAGTACTCGAACTCGGTGTAGGAGAGCCCGAAACCGAACGGATAGAGCGGCGTATTGGGGATATCCAGATACTGCGAGGCGTATTTGGGATCGACGCCCTTTGGCCGACCGGTATTGAAGTGGTTGTAGTAGAGCGGCACCTGACCGACGCTGCGCGGAAAGGTCATCGTCAGCTTGCCGCTGGGGTTGTAGTCACCAAACAGCACATCAGCCACGGCATTGCCGGCCTCACTGCCCGGCCACCAGGCCTCGAGCATGGCCGGGGCGATGGCTTCCAGGTCGGTCAGCTCGAGCGGTCGGCCGTTGAACAGCACCGTTGCCACCGGCTTGTCTCCTACCGCTTCGATCACCCGCCGGGCCAGCTCGAGCTGCATGCCTGGCAGGCGGATATCGGCGCGGCTGGCGGCCTCGTCAGCGTATTCCTGTCGTTCCCCGAGGGCGAGAATGACCGCATCGGCCTGTTCGGCCAGCCTGACCGCCTCATCGATGCCGGACGTATCGGTACTGCCGATCTCGTTGGAAGCGCCTTCGGCCTGCAACAGCTCGACACCGTCACCCAGCCGATTGCGCAGCCCGGTCATCAGCGAGATCGCCTGTTCGGCATCGCCATCGGCATGCCAGGAACCGATTACTTCCTGCGTATTCCCCAGTGGGCCGATCACGGCGAGCGTGCTGATGTCCTTGCTCAGGGGCAGCACCTGCTCATCGTTTTTCAGCAGAACCATCGACTCGCGGGCCAGTTCCCGCGCTGCCTGGCGATGGGCATCGGTCAGGATGGAGGTGCGTTCGCGCTCCCTGTCCGAGTAGCGATACGGGTCTTCCAGCAGGCCGAGCGCCGCCTTGACCAGCAGAATGCGTCGCACGGCCTGATCGATGCGCGCCTCGGCAACCTCTCCGGATTCGACCAGCCCACCCAGTTCATCGAGGTAGTAGCCATCCTGCATGTCCATGTCGACCCCGGCGTTGACGGCCTTCTTCGCCGCCTGACGAGCCCCATCGGCCACACCATGGCGTTCCAGCTCCATGATGGCGGTGTAGTCGGTGACCACGAAGCCTTGGAACTGCCACTCGTCGCGCAGGATGCGCTCGAACAGCAGCGGATCGGCGGTGGCGGGCAGGCCGTTGAGTGAGTTGAAGGCCGTCATCACCGTGGCACAACCGGCATCCAGGGCGGCCTTGAACGGGGGCAGATAGACCGAGCGGAGGCGCCACTGCGACATGTCGACGGTGTTGTATTCGCGCCCGGCCTCGACGGCGCCGTAGCCGGCAAAGTGTTTGGCACAGGCGGCCAGGGTATCGGTCGCTTCGGGATCGTGGCCCTGCAGGCCGCGGACCTGGGCGGTGGCGATCTGCGAGGCCAGCCACGGATCTTCCCCGGGACCTTCCATCACTCGGCCCCAGCGCGGGTCGCGAGAGATATCCAGCATGGGCGTGAAGCTCCAGTGCACGCCGGCCGCGGCGCCTTCGGTGGCGGCAATGTGGGCCGCGCGTTCGATACCGTCGAGATTCCAGCTGGCAGCCTGGCCCAGTGGAATGGGAAAGATGGTACGAAACCCGTGGATGATGTCATAGCCGAACAGCAGCGGGATCCCAAGCCGGCTGTTGTCGACGGCCAGCTGTTGCAGCTCACGGGTGAAGTCCGCATCGAAGGCGTTGAAGACCGAGCCAACCCGGCCGGCACGGATGTCCTGCTCGATATCGCTGCCGACGGACGGGCCGGTCGTATCGCGGTTACTGGTGAACTGAGTCATCTGACCGATCTTCTCTTCGAGTGTCATCCGCTCGAGCAGCGATTCGACCTGAGCGGTCAGCTCCCGATAGCGTATCGGCGAGAGCTCGAAGGGCAGGGCAGTGGGTTGCGGTGCGATGGCTGGGGCGTAATGAGGGCGTGTCATGATCAATCTCCTGCAATGAATACATCAGGATCGATGCAAGCATCGACCCTGTTATCTCAGCGCCATTCACTGCGTGGGGCGAGTCGCGCGGGGTGTCGCCTTCGGGTGCGACGCTCAGGCGGCGCGGGTGAAGTAGTACACTCCAAACAGCCCCTCGGGATCGTGCCAGCTTTCGACCGGTGCAAAACCCGCCTGGCCCGCCATTTCCTCGAAGCTGGCATCGCTGTATTTCCAGGAGTCTTCGGTATGAATGCTTTCTCCCTGCTGTAGTGCGATCGGTGTTTCACCCAGCATGAAGCGCTGATCGCGGCGGCTGACCAGATGCATCTCGATTCGGCAGACATCGGAGTTGTAGAACGCCCGATGGTCGAAATCCGCCGGATCGATTTCAGCGCCCAGCTCATCCCTCAGTCGGCAGATCAGGTTGCGATTGAACTCGGCCGTGACCCCGGCGGCATCGTTGTAGGCTGCTTCGAGAATGGCGGGGGACTTGATCATGTCCACGCCGATCAGCAGTCCGCCGCCGACGGGAAGCATGTTGCGCAGGTGGCCGAGCATCACGCTGGCCTCATCAGGGGCGAAGTTGCCAATCGACGACCCGGGAAAAAAGGCCACGGGGCGCTCGCTGTTGGCAAGCTGTGCCGGTAGCGTCAGCGGCGTGGTGAAATCGGCGCAGAGTGCATGGACATCAAGCCATGGATGGTCGGCAGCCAGTTGCTCGGTGCTGTCGATAAGAAAATCACGGGAGATATCGATGCCCACATAGCGTTGCGGGCGCAGGGCATTCAGCAATAGCCGGATCTTGCGCGAGGCACCACTGCCCAGTTCGATCAGGGTGGTTTCCTGCCCGAGGTGTTTGGCGATGGTGGGCAGGGCCTGCTCCAGAATCGACTCCTCGGTACGCGTGGGGTAGTACTCCGGTTGCTCGCAAATGCGATCGAACAGTTCGGAACCCCGCTGATCGTAGAAATGCTTGGGGGGCAAGGTGCGGGGTGGCTCGCTCAGCCCCTGAAGGGCATCTTCGAGCAGGCTGCTGGTTGCCGTGTGCGAGTCTGCGAGCAGGTCGTGAAAATGGATGTGGGAAGCACTGGCCCGGGCCATGACAACACTCCTCATGAATGGCGCCTCGAAGCGGTCAGGACACGCCACTTCGATGAAGCGAAAAGAACAGGGGCCGATGCCGTCGCATCGGCCCCGCTGGCGTTGCCGTGATCAGGCGTCGCGCGCGAGCCGGAAGCCCGAGAATGCCCAGCGTGCCTGGGGTGGGAAGAAATTGCGGTAAGTGTCACGAATGTGGTCGCCCGGTGTGGCGCAGCAGCCACCGCGCAGCACCATCTGGCCGGACATGAATTTGCCGTTGTACTCGCCCAGGGAGCCCTCCAGCGGCTTGAAGCCTGGATAGGGACGGAAGGCGCTGCCGGTCCACTCCCAGACATCACCGAACATCTGGTGTGGACCCTCATGGCCTTCACTGTCGCTCGCCACTGGCTGCAGCCAGTCGTTCTCGACGAAGTTGCCGGCCACCGGCAGCTCGGCGGCCGCGACCTCCCACTCGGCCTCGGTCGGCAACCGAGCGCCTGCCCAGCGGGCGAAGGCATCGGCTTCATAAAAACTGACATGGCAGACCGGCGCGTCCGGATCGACCGGGACCAGTCCACCCAGCGTCATCTGGTGCCAGCGTCCATCGACCAGCTGCCAGTATTCCGGCGCCTGCCAGCCGGTCTCATGAATGTGATGCCAGCCATCGGAGAGCCACAGCTCGGTGCGCTGATAGCCGCCATCCTCGATGAAATCGATGAACTCGCCGTTGGTGACCGGACGGTCGGCCAGCTCGAACTCGGCCACATACTGGCGATGTCGCGGCGTTTCGCTGTCAAAGACGAAGCCACCGGCATCGCGCTGGGGGCCTTCCGCCACCGAGTAATCCTTGCCGATCAGACGGACACCCGCGGTATAGCGATGCCACTGCTGCGCCGTCTGCACCTGGCGCGTCTCGGTGATTTCCAGCAGACGCTCGCGGACGTCGTCGCGGTAGACCGGGTGGAGCGGGTTGCAGGACAGGATGTGCTTGATATCCATCACCAGCAGTTCCTGATGCTGCTGCTCATGATGCAGACCGATTTCTACCCGCGAGAGGATCTCGCCGAGCCGGTCGAGCGGCGGATCATTGAGTAGCCGAGCCATTTCCGCGTCGATATGCGCGCGAAACTGATACATTTCGGCAACGGTAGGGCGCGAAATGGTGCCGCGTAGCGGCTTCGGGAAGGGCTCGCCGTGGGTTTCGTAGTAGGAGTTGAACAGGAAATCGTAGGCGTCGTTGGGCGTTTGATAATCCTGGAGAAACGGCTTGAGCAGGAACGCCTCGAAAAACCAGCTGACATGTGCCAGGTGCCATTTGGGCGGGCTGACATCCGGCATGGTCTGCACCATGTAGTCTTCGGTATGCAGCGGGGCGCAGAGCGTTTCACTGGCCTGGCGGACCCTTTGGAAACAGCGTAACCACTCCTTGGCGTGCGTGGCATCCAGATTTTCGACGGGATAATGCAGCATCTCGCTCATGTCGGTTCCTTGCACCGGACCGGCGCGGTCATTGAATAACGGCGGCGCAGTTGCGCCATGAGTTCAGCGTAGCAACGCTCCCCGTGGATACCAGCCGGCCTTGTGACACCCGGTAAAGCAGCGCTCCCGTTGCGTTACGGTGTTAACATGGCGCCTTTTTCGACCGTGGATGCCCGGTCCGATCACCAACCGGAAGATGCTTCTGATGTCCGATGCCCATCGCAAGGCGCTGCCCGCCGCACTATGGTTGCTGGCCTTCTCTCTGGCGGCCTTCAATCTGCGCGCACCGATCGTGGTCATCGGGCCGGTGCTCGATCCGATCATGCATGCGCTGGATATTGGCGCCGGGGCCGCCAGCCTGCTGACCACCGGCATGATCCTCTGCTTCGGTGTGCTATCGCCGCTGGCCCCCGGTGTAGCGGAACGGTTCGGGCTGGATCGATCGATTGCCGCGGCGCTGGTGGCGATCGCGCTGGGCGGCGTGCTGCGCGGCATCGAAAGCTTCCCGGTGATGCTGATCGGCACCCTGGTCGCCGGTCTGGGGATTGCGTTTGGCAATGTGTTCATGCCGAGTCTGGTCAAGCGTGATCGACCGCAGCAGCTGGGCCGGACCATGGGTATCTACACCGTGGTGATGGGGATTGGTGCCACGCTGGGGGCGGGTACGGCAGTGCCGCTGATGCAACTGGCGGGCAGCTGGACGCTACCGGTGCGGCTCTGGGCCGGCGTCGGTGTTGTGGCCGCCGTGCTGTGGTGGGCGCTGGCGCTGCGCCATCCGCCGGCGCCGGGAGAGAGTCGTCAGACGCGCATCACGCGCCTGTTCGCCAGCCCGGTAGCGTGGACCCTGACGATCTTCATGGGCATGCAGTCCCTGGGCTTTTATACCCTGCAAACCTGGGTGCCGTCGGTCGCGCTCAGCGCCGGTGTGCCCGAAGCAAGTGCCGGAGCCATGCTTTCGGTGATCAATTTCACCTCCATCCCGGCCAGTTATCTGATCGCCCGACTGGCGGCGCGATTGCGTCATCACAGCCTGCTGGTGCTGGCATTGTGTACGCTGATTGCGATCGGGCTGGTGGGGTTGTGGGGGGCGCCCACGCAGGCGCCGATGCTGTGGTCGGTGCTGCTCGGTGCCGGCCAGGGCGGCTGTTTCAGTTTTGCCCTCACCATGATCGTGATGCGTACCGCGCATTCGCATCATGCCGCCATGCTCTCGGGTATGGCACAGAGCCTGGGCTACCTGATGGCAGCGGGCGGCCCCCTGATTTTCGGGGCGTTGCACTCCATGACCGGCAGTTGGCAGCTCTCGCTGGGCCTGCTGCTGGCACTGCTTGGTATCCAGGTCGTGGCCGGTTTGCTGATCGGCCGACCGCGTATGGTGGAACTCGCCGAGTAGTGATGCCGCTCCGCTGATCGCGGGGTTGAGAAGAGATGAAGCGTGGTCTGTTTCCCGGTATAAAACACTCGGGAAACCCGTTCATGCCAGGAGAGCGCCTCATGTTCCGATCACTGCTGGTCCCGATCGATGGCTCAACCTATGCCCGTCACGCCCTGCGAGTTGCCTGTGAGCTGGCGGCTTCCAGCGAGGCGACACTCTATCTGCTCAACGTTCGTGAACTCCTGCCGCATCTGCACGACGGCAGGATTCGCAGTGTCGAAGAGGCCCTGCAGGCCGCTGCCCCTGAAGCAGTGGAGGAAGCCGGTCAGGCGGTGCTCGAGCGATCGCTCTCCGAGGTGCCTGACTTTCCGGGGGAGATTCGCCCCCTGGTGCGTCGCGGCTCACCGGCGCATGTCATTCTTCATGAAGCG
This DNA window, taken from Kushneria phosphatilytica, encodes the following:
- a CDS encoding universal stress protein encodes the protein MFRSLLVPIDGSTYARHALRVACELAASSEATLYLLNVRELLPHLHDGRIRSVEEALQAAAPEAVEEAGQAVLERSLSEVPDFPGEIRPLVRRGSPAHVILHEAEALGVDAIVMGSRGLSDLTGMAIGSVSHRVSHTARCMVISVHAPAEETA
- the bglX gene encoding beta-glucosidase BglX, which gives rise to MTRPHYAPAIAPQPTALPFELSPIRYRELTAQVESLLERMTLEEKIGQMTQFTSNRDTTGPSVGSDIEQDIRAGRVGSVFNAFDADFTRELQQLAVDNSRLGIPLLFGYDIIHGFRTIFPIPLGQAASWNLDGIERAAHIAATEGAAAGVHWSFTPMLDISRDPRWGRVMEGPGEDPWLASQIATAQVRGLQGHDPEATDTLAACAKHFAGYGAVEAGREYNTVDMSQWRLRSVYLPPFKAALDAGCATVMTAFNSLNGLPATADPLLFERILRDEWQFQGFVVTDYTAIMELERHGVADGARQAAKKAVNAGVDMDMQDGYYLDELGGLVESGEVAEARIDQAVRRILLVKAALGLLEDPYRYSDRERERTSILTDAHRQAARELARESMVLLKNDEQVLPLSKDISTLAVIGPLGNTQEVIGSWHADGDAEQAISLMTGLRNRLGDGVELLQAEGASNEIGSTDTSGIDEAVRLAEQADAVILALGERQEYADEAASRADIRLPGMQLELARRVIEAVGDKPVATVLFNGRPLELTDLEAIAPAMLEAWWPGSEAGNAVADVLFGDYNPSGKLTMTFPRSVGQVPLYYNHFNTGRPKGVDPKYASQYLDIPNTPLYPFGFGLSYTEFEYSRLDLDRPSISGEQALSIRVTLTNSGERRGTEVAQLYLRDLTASVVRPVRELKDFQRVTLEPGESRTLTFWITRDQLAFLDAELAMRVQPGRFEVQIGSSSEAGQTAEFVLEE
- a CDS encoding CynX/NimT family MFS transporter; protein product: MSDAHRKALPAALWLLAFSLAAFNLRAPIVVIGPVLDPIMHALDIGAGAASLLTTGMILCFGVLSPLAPGVAERFGLDRSIAAALVAIALGGVLRGIESFPVMLIGTLVAGLGIAFGNVFMPSLVKRDRPQQLGRTMGIYTVVMGIGATLGAGTAVPLMQLAGSWTLPVRLWAGVGVVAAVLWWALALRHPPAPGESRQTRITRLFASPVAWTLTIFMGMQSLGFYTLQTWVPSVALSAGVPEASAGAMLSVINFTSIPASYLIARLAARLRHHSLLVLALCTLIAIGLVGLWGAPTQAPMLWSVLLGAGQGGCFSFALTMIVMRTAHSHHAAMLSGMAQSLGYLMAAGGPLIFGALHSMTGSWQLSLGLLLALLGIQVVAGLLIGRPRMVELAE
- the egtD gene encoding L-histidine N(alpha)-methyltransferase, producing MARASASHIHFHDLLADSHTATSSLLEDALQGLSEPPRTLPPKHFYDQRGSELFDRICEQPEYYPTRTEESILEQALPTIAKHLGQETTLIELGSGASRKIRLLLNALRPQRYVGIDISRDFLIDSTEQLAADHPWLDVHALCADFTTPLTLPAQLANSERPVAFFPGSSIGNFAPDEASVMLGHLRNMLPVGGGLLIGVDMIKSPAILEAAYNDAAGVTAEFNRNLICRLRDELGAEIDPADFDHRAFYNSDVCRIEMHLVSRRDQRFMLGETPIALQQGESIHTEDSWKYSDASFEEMAGQAGFAPVESWHDPEGLFGVYYFTRAA
- the rmuC gene encoding DNA recombination protein RmuC; the encoded protein is MESVIIASGLSGLAVGLVAAAVLLLGQRRRHGEREAELEEQLDDQRRQLGESERLLAEREALLSREQALSQEQRQQLGERDRRLERLAEELAGWQRRAASLETAREQEQNHHAEQLRLLESARHQLKEEFEQLAGRIFEERSQRFSQQSREGLNALLTPFREQVEQFRSRVEALHGEQERSRAHLNAQLEQLAGLNRQMSEEAVNLTRALKGDNKAQGGWGELMLETVLERAGLRKGMEYEREVARQGEQGIGRPDAVIYLPEQRHLIVDAKVSLTAWSEVMAAESDEERQRAMKAHLRSVRNHVDGLARRDYPRLTGLDSPDMVFLFLPIEPAFAAIFQHDDTLFQQAFDRHVVIVTPTTLLASLRTVASLWRLERQNDNARGIVERAEKLLDKFHGFVSSLDDIGTHLNRASNSHQQAMDRLRDGQGSLVAQAHELNRLGARMKKELPASRD
- a CDS encoding TRAP transporter large permease, which encodes MAVTVALCALFVLFLLGTPIAFALFLSTFAYFAIGADQPITLLIQRLAGGLESVSLLAIPFFIMAGVFMNYSGITVRLLNLAELCTRRFHGGLAQSNVLLSTFMGGLSGSNIADAAMNAKLLVPQMNERGYPTAFSSAVTASSSLITATIPPGIALIVYGYVNNVSIGRLFLAGVVPGLLMAITMMALVSFICRRRGYQPPRRERVSKHEWISVTRAGVIALALPVLVIGGIRIGVFTPTEAGAMAVAYALIVGLFVYREMRPSSVALATRESLLSSVNVLFIICVASGFARFLTWEQIPQTITTLLSSSMSSAVAFLLLANVLLLVLGMFLEGNAILIVLSPLLAPVAAQFGIDPVHFGIIFIFNAAIGTITPPLGTVMFTTCSITGTRVPAFIREVLPFWALLIVMLLLVTFVPQLSLLLPDLIFN
- the egtB gene encoding ergothioneine biosynthesis protein EgtB, whose product is MSEMLHYPVENLDATHAKEWLRCFQRVRQASETLCAPLHTEDYMVQTMPDVSPPKWHLAHVSWFFEAFLLKPFLQDYQTPNDAYDFLFNSYYETHGEPFPKPLRGTISRPTVAEMYQFRAHIDAEMARLLNDPPLDRLGEILSRVEIGLHHEQQHQELLVMDIKHILSCNPLHPVYRDDVRERLLEITETRQVQTAQQWHRYTAGVRLIGKDYSVAEGPQRDAGGFVFDSETPRHRQYVAEFELADRPVTNGEFIDFIEDGGYQRTELWLSDGWHHIHETGWQAPEYWQLVDGRWHQMTLGGLVPVDPDAPVCHVSFYEADAFARWAGARLPTEAEWEVAAAELPVAGNFVENDWLQPVASDSEGHEGPHQMFGDVWEWTGSAFRPYPGFKPLEGSLGEYNGKFMSGQMVLRGGCCATPGDHIRDTYRNFFPPQARWAFSGFRLARDA
- a CDS encoding TRAP transporter small permease, whose product is MKTVMKWLDRFMALDEVLGSLALFALFLVAIANVIMRYFFDAPIAWAEEILQLLLIWATFLGASALVRRNDHVLIELFGERLPPALNRWRERLFNTGLVLVSAVIMVIWGLKLLPFSAYRSTPMLQLSYYWIYLAVPLSAAIMIYHSLRRLMTMRGM